Proteins encoded in a region of the Triplophysa dalaica isolate WHDGS20190420 chromosome 10, ASM1584641v1, whole genome shotgun sequence genome:
- the LOC130430807 gene encoding uncharacterized protein LOC130430807, whose protein sequence is MVRTFILMCLLVGGIECLSIESGRACFYVKDQEIPSHFEFVMEGGSVTFKTGLNELQTDQEILWKFNDESKILAKINRETNETSIPGNADERFRDRLKLNDTTGDLIITNIKNSDYGEYKMEIRDNTETRHKIFRVIVRKDVENLKQLEGRSVTLKTGLNELQTDQEILWMLNDERTILAKINRETNETSIPGNADVRFRDRLKLNDKTGDLTITHSKTSDSGDYKMKIRDKTETRHKRFRVHVYETELIEVSVLVAMDGSVTLYTFLNKLQTDQEILWKFNDESKILAKINRETNETSIPGNADERFRDRLKLNDKTGDLTITNIKNSDSGEYKMKITNSTETRHMIFTVYVNGEIFVSEESLLVTEGESVTLKTGLNELQTHHGILWKFDEENKILAKINRETNETSIPGNADGRFRDRLKLNDKTGDLTITNIKICDSGDYKRKIRDNTETRHTRFRVYVKDSVKTKESKVTTVVKTLLIKAEDEV, encoded by the exons ATGGTTCGCACGTTCATTCTGATGTGTCTTCTGGTTG gtgGGATAGAGTGTTTAAGTATCGAGA gtgGGAGAGCGTGTTTTTACGTCAAGG ATCAGGAGATTCCATCACATTTTGAGTTTGTGATGGAGGGAGGATCTGTTACTTTTAAAACTGGTCTCAATGAACTACAGACAGATCAGGAGATACTGTGGAAGTTTAATGATGAAAGTAAAATCTTAGCAAAGatcaacagagaaacaaatgagacgtcAATACCTGGAAATgctgatgagagattcagagacagactgaagctgaacgaTACGAcgggagatctcatcatcacaaacatcaagAACTCAGACTATGGAGAATATAAGATGGAGATCAGAGACAACACAGAGACAAGACACAAAATATTCAGAGTTATTGTCAGGA AAGATGTAGAGAATCTAAAACAGTTAGAGGGACGATCTGTTACTCTAAAAACTGGTCTCAATGAACTACAGACAGATCAGGAGATTCTGTGGAtgttaaatgatgaaagaacaaTCTTAGCAAAGatcaacagagaaacaaatgagacgtcAATACCTGGAAATGCTGATgtgagattcagagacagactgaagctgaacgaTAAGAcgggagatctcaccatcacacacagCAAGACCTCAGACTCTGGTGATTAtaagatgaagatcagagaCAAGACAGAGACAAGACACAAGAGATTCAGAGTTCATGTTTATG AGACTGAACTTATAGAGGTGTCTGTGCTGGTGGCGATGGATGGATCTGTTACTCTATATACTTTTCTCAATAAACTACAGACAGATCAGGAGATACTGTGGAAGTTTAATGATGAAAGTAAAATCTTAGCAAAGatcaacagagaaacaaatgagacgtcAATACCTGGAAATgctgatgagagattcagagacagactgaagctgaacgaTAAGAcgggagatctcaccatcacaaacatcaagaACTCAGACTCTGGAGAATATAAGATGAAGATCACAAACAGCACAGAGACAAGACACATGATATTCACTGTTTATGTTAATG gagAGATTTTTGTTTCAGAGGAGTCTCTGCTGGTAACGGAGGGAGAATCTGTTACTTTAAAAACTGGTCTCAATGAACTACAGACACATCATGGAATACTGTGGAAGTTTGatgaggaaaataaaatattagcaaagatcaacagagaaacaaatgagacgtcAATACCTGGAAATGCTGAtgggagattcagagacagactgaagctgaacgaTAAGAcgggagatctcaccatcacaaacatcaagaTCTGCGACTCTGGAGATTATAAGAGGAAGATCAGAGACAACACAGAGACAAGACACACGAGATTCAGAGTTTATGTTAAAG ATTCAGTCAAAACTAAAGAAAGTAAAGTAACAACAGTTGTGAAGACTTTACTGATTAAAGCAGAAGATGAAGTTTGA
- the LOC130430214 gene encoding uncharacterized protein LOC130430214, translating to MVRTFILMCLLVGGIECSLVRGVKHYLWTEGRAVILKTGLNELQTDHVIQWKFNGESTILAKINRETNETSIPGNADERFRDRLKLNDKTGDLIITHSKTSDSGEYKMEIRDKTETRHTSFGVSVSVEFIGVEQHLWTEGRAVTLKTGLNELQTDQEILWKFNDESTILAKINRETNETSIPGNADERFRDRLKLNDKTGDLIITHSKTSDSGNYRMEIKDSTDTRHRRFGVHVENFGVPKGFVLVMYGRSVTLKTGLNELQTDQEILWMFNNESTILAKINRETNETSIPGNADERFRDRLKLNDKTGDLTITNIKTSDYGDYKMMIKDKTETRHTRFSVIVSDSVKTKENELTTVVKPLLIKAEDEV from the exons ATGGTTCGCACGTTCATTCTGATGTGTCTTCTGGTTG GTGGGATAGAGTGTTCTTTAGTCAGGG gtgtaaaacattatttatggaCGGAGGGACGTGCTGTTATTCTAAAAACTGGTCTCAATGAACTACAGACAGATCATGTGATACAGTGGAAGTTTAATGGTGAAAGTACAATCTTAGCAAAGatcaacagagaaacaaatgagacgtcAATACCTGGAAATgctgatgagagattcagagacagactgaagctgaacgaTAAGAcgggagatctcatcatcacacacagcaaGACATCCGACTCTGGAGAATATAAGATGGAGATCAGAGACAAGACAGAGACAAGACACACGAGCTTCGGAGTTTCTGTCAGTG TTGAATTTATAGGTGTAGAACAACATTTATGGACAGAGGGACGTGCTGTTACTCTAAAAACTGGTCTCAATGAACTACAGACAGATCAGGAGATACTGTGGAAGTTTAATGATGAAAGTACAATCTTAGCAAAGatcaacagagaaacaaatgagacgtcAATACCTGGAAATgctgatgagagattcagagacagactgaagctgaacgaTAAGAcgggagatctcatcatcacacacagcaaGACATCAGACTCTGGAAATTATAGGATGGAGATCAAAGACAGCACAGATACAAGACACAGGAGATTCGGAGTTCATGTTGAAA ACTTTGGTGTTCCAAAAGGGTTTGTGCTGGTGATGTATGGACGTTCTGTTACTCTAAAAACTGGTCTCAATGAACTACAGACAGATCAGGAGATACTGTGgatgtttaataatgaaagTACAATCTTAGCAAAGatcaacagagaaacaaatgagacgtcAATACCTGGAAATgctgatgagagattcagagacagactgaagctgaacgaTAAGAcgggagatctcaccatcacaaacatcaagaCCTCAGACTATGGAGATTATAAGATGATGATCAAAGACAAGACAGAGACAAGACACACAAGATTCAGTGTTATCGTCAGTG ATTcagtaaaaactaaagaaaatgaattaaCAACAGTTGTGAAGCCTTTACTGATTAAAGCAGAAGATGAAGTTTGA